The following proteins come from a genomic window of Triticum aestivum cultivar Chinese Spring chromosome 6A, IWGSC CS RefSeq v2.1, whole genome shotgun sequence:
- the LOC123131688 gene encoding linolenate hydroperoxide lyase, chloroplastic, producing the protein MLPSFSPAATAAATPPPKPIPGGYGAPVLGPLRDRLDYFWFQGPEEFFRRRAAQYRSTVFRANIPPTFPFFVGVNPRVVAIVDTAAFTALFDPELVDKRDCLIGPYNPSDSFTGGTRVGVYLDTEEPEHERTKAFAMDLLRRSSRVWAPEFLEGVDGMLAAIESDLDAGKGKDGGASFLVPLQKCIFRFLCRSVASADPAAEDLVDRYGLFILDVWLGLQLVPTQKIGAIPQPLEELLLHSFPFPSILVKPGYDLLYRFLEKHGAESVAVGVKDHGMTDKDAINNILFLLGFNAFGGFSVFLPFLILQVGKDAALRARLRDEVRAALERHAGEVGFASVRGMPLVRSTVYEVLRMNPPVPLQFGRARRDFVLRSHGGEGFSVAAGEMLCGYQPLAMRDPAVFDRPDEFVADRFVGAEGEALLRYVYWSNGPETGEPAAGNKQCAAKEVVVATACMLVAELFRRYDDFECDGTAFTRLHKRPQPS; encoded by the coding sequence ATGCTGCCATCCTTCTCGCCGGCGGCCACCGCGGCGGCGACCCCGCCGCCGAAGCCGATCCCGGGCGGCTACGGCGCGCCCGTGCTGGGCCCGCTCAGGGACCGTCTCGACTACTTCTGGTTCCAGGGCCCCGAGGAGTTCTTCCGGCGGCGCGCCGCGCAGTACCGGAGCACGGTGTTCCGGGCCAACATCCCGCCCACgttccccttcttcgtcggcgtgAACCCGCGCGTGGTCGCCATCGTGGACACCGCCGCCTTCACGGCGCTGTTCGACCCGGAGCTGGTGGACAAGCGCGACTGCCTCATCGGGCCGTACAACCCCAGCGACTCCTTCACGGGCGGCACCCGCGTGGGCGTGTACCTGGACACGGAGGAGCCCGAGCACGAGCGCACCAAGGCCTTCGCCATGGACCTCCTCCGCCGCAGCTCCCGCGTGTGGGCGCCCGAGTTCCTCGAGGGCGTCGACGGCATGCTCGCCGCCATCGAGTCCGACCTGGACGCCGGCAAGGGCAAGGACGGCGGCGCCAGCTTCCTGGTCCCGCTGCAGAAGTGCATCTTCCGGTTCCTGTGCAGGTCGGTGGCCAGCGCCGACCCGGCCGCCGAGGATCTCGTCGACCGCTACGGGCTCTTCATCCTGGACGTCTGGCTGGGGCTGCAGCTGGTGCCGACGCAGAAGATCGGCGCCATCCCGcagccgctggaggagctgctcctccactccttccccttccccTCCATCCTCGTCAAGCCGGGGTACGACCTGCTGTACCGCTTCCTCGAGAAGCACGGCGCCGAGTCCGTGGCCGTCGGCGTCAAGGACCACGGCATGACCGACAAGGACGCCATCAACAACATCCTCTTCCTGCTCGGCTTCAACGCCTTCGGGGGCTTCTCGGTGTTCCTCCCCTTCCTCATCCTGCAGGTCGGCAAGGACGCCGCGCTCCGCGCCAGGCTCCGCGACGAGGTGCGCGCCGCGCTGGAGCGGCACGCCGGCGAGGTCGGGTTCGCGTCGGTGCGCGGGATGCCGCTGGTGCGGTCCACGGTGTACGAGGTGCTCCGGATGAACCCGCCCGTGCCGCTGCAGTTCGGGCGCGCGCGGCGGGACTTCGTGCTGCGCTCCCACGGCGGGGAGGGCTTCTCCGTCGCCGCCGGGGAGATGCTGTGCGGGTACCAGCCGCTGGCGATGCGGGACCCGGCGGTGTTCGACCGGCCGGACGAGTTCGTGGCGGACAGGTTCGTCGGGGCGGAGGGGGAGGCGCTGCTGCGGTACGTGTACTGGTCCAACGGGCCGGAgacgggggagccggcggcggggAACAAGCAGTGCGCCGCCAAGGAGGTGGTCGTGGCCACCGCCTGCATGCTCGTCGCCGAGCTCTTCCGCCGCTACGACGACTTCGAGTGCGACGGCACCGCCTTCACCAGGCTCCACAAGCGGCCGCAGCCCAGCTGA